From a region of the Homalodisca vitripennis isolate AUS2020 unplaced genomic scaffold, UT_GWSS_2.1 ScUCBcl_1159;HRSCAF=4437, whole genome shotgun sequence genome:
- the LOC124371248 gene encoding uncharacterized protein LOC124371248, which translates to MADTNENNESDKPVIGKETVKKEGKKVKKYDKWNINNIETFLELYEGYPCLWDYKLAEYKDRNLKEDGWLQIVKGMNMPNFTVKDAKEKMRSLRNTYSNELVKITKSKSSGSGLDDVYTPTLRWFPTMDRILGAVVKTRESQVIGIPNEDGNKVGIKFCNVR; encoded by the exons ATGGCTGATACCAACGAGAACAATGAAAGTGATAAACCCGTGATAGGAAAGGAGACTGTCAAGAAGGAaggaaaaaag gtaaaaaagtatGATAAATGGAACATAAACAACATTGAAACTTTTTTGGAACTGTATGAGGGATACCCTTGTTTATGGGATTATAAATTGGCGGAATATAAAGATAGAAATCTTAAAGAAGACGGCTGGTTACAGATTGTAAAAGGAATGAATATGCCAAACTTTACTGTTAAAGATGCTAAAGAAAAGATGCGAAGCCTGAGGAATACATATTCAAACGAgctagtaaaaataacaaaaagcaagTCTTCAGGAAGTGGTTTAGATGACGTATACACACCGACACTGAGGTGGTTTCCAACAATGGACCGCATATTAGGAGCAGTTGTGAAGACAAGAGAGAGCCAAGTAATTGGAATTCCAAATGAAGATGGTAATAAGGTAGGCATTAAGTTTTGTAATGTAAGGTAA
- the LOC124371250 gene encoding uncharacterized protein LOC124371250 has translation MFAFGCDPNRATLVSYVPKKGKNVLMLSTFHDDDSIDPDSEANKPEVITFYNMTKGGIDVVDRKKKDYSVKRISNRWPLTIFCGLLNLATINGQIIYNLNTKDTMQRRTFITSLARDLVKPHILHRASIQTLSLPLRTSIRAVAGVELPEPNPPPVVEGRKPRCHYCPVRKNRFNPYKCSACERSVCKEHTAKTSYWCHNCAAEGN, from the exons ATGTTTGCTTTTGGCTGTGACCCGAATAGAGCCACATTAGTCTCTTATGTCccgaaaaaagggaaaaatgttttgatgttgtCGACATTTCATGATGATGACTCTATTGATCCCGATTCTGAGGCTAACAAACCAGAggtcattactttttataacatgacCAAAGGTGGGATCGATGTTGTAGACAGAAAGAAAAAGGACTACTCTGTAAAACGTATTAGTAACAGGTGGCCTTTGACGATTTTTTGTGGACTCCTGAATCTGGCAACTATAAATGGTCAGATTATCTACAACCTGAATACAAAAGACACCATGCAGAGGAGGACTTTCATAACGAGCCTTGCGAGGGACCTAGTAAAGCCGCATATTCTACATAGAGCTTCTATTCAGACCCTCTCACTCCCGTTGAGGACCAGCATCAGGGCTGTCGCCGGTGTAGAACTTCCTGAGCCAAACCCCCCACCAG ttGTCGAGGGACGAAAACCAAGGTGTCACTACTGCCCTGTCAGGAAAAACAGGTTTAATCCATACAAATGCTCAGCTTGTGAAAGATCCGTATGCAAGGAGCACACTGCCAAAACAAGCTATTGGTGCCACAACTGTGCAGCAGAAGGGAACTAG